A stretch of the Thalassotalea euphylliae genome encodes the following:
- the prsT gene encoding XrtA/PEP-CTERM system TPR-repeat protein PrsT: protein MNKRTIIALAVAGVLAAGCSEQENAASYLEQAKAAKQNLQPSNAIIALKNAIKLEPNNGEARFLLGQLYLSQGNAINATKELERAQKAKYDANLVSPLIARSYYLVEDFEAVSALSQSSLTPDALLTTHFYKLLTFIRQGNLEQATSVQQEMQQANEAHGYTALANAFIHYEQQDLAQAEQEALGALSKVPGQPEAILLLGNIAAANENYVLASENFLKYLELQPHQRVVELLVANAFLKAEKFEQAEKYADRMLKALPNQPLANYVKAMVRVQDQDYELALQHAEKAINNNLNQANLRLVAGVSAFYLSKYEQVMLYIKPLVKYLPEDHFARKMLVVSQVELGIIEDVATTLGSVDENAVTGADFYSALSFKLLQAGAQQEAKAIIEAVNIDENSPQQLLKDGMLKLMVNDEKALVSLERAVELDPELIKAELAIAYMALNAGDFAKAESIANKWQKVYPDKPDGLNLSAAIALKQGKGKVGKALLEQAITVEPNVYALLQLAQLSLIEDNQAKALELLQQANTISPDNIRVLRSLLQLDHTDATLNEIKAKINQSVENTNLILVYAEALYRKEQIEVALTQLNTITPNIQTPKFYWQLKVAGYRYSQNSSLVKTTLNEWRKVNPYHIEPYIYLAEVYVLEKDFDGALRTIESGLIKQPESLPLKLIKTEVLINARKARDARELLAELEEDIANRQIRHGLYGRLALLERDFTTAESHLSQFYKVQPSARNALLLAGAHTGAKQKPQAIAILESYLAENAYDSRVGSLLGSLMLESGLSTDALSVYQQMADKEPGNVIALNNTAWLFMEQGQLEKALTYAEKAVALAPEVASVIDTYAQVLLRLGESDEALANSSLAYKSSKGKDVDIKLNYIEALIINERIPRAIQLLEETNVETAEQSQKKSRIESMIK from the coding sequence ATGAATAAACGTACAATTATTGCCTTAGCCGTTGCTGGGGTATTAGCAGCAGGTTGCAGCGAACAGGAGAATGCGGCTAGCTACCTTGAACAAGCTAAAGCTGCCAAGCAAAACCTGCAACCGAGTAACGCAATAATTGCTTTAAAGAATGCGATTAAACTTGAGCCTAATAATGGCGAGGCGCGTTTTCTTCTTGGCCAACTTTATTTGAGTCAGGGCAACGCAATCAACGCGACCAAAGAACTTGAACGTGCACAAAAGGCCAAATATGACGCCAATTTAGTTAGCCCCCTCATCGCGAGAAGCTATTATTTAGTTGAAGATTTTGAAGCGGTTTCAGCATTATCTCAGTCGTCACTGACCCCTGACGCTTTATTAACCACCCATTTTTATAAATTACTAACCTTTATTCGACAGGGTAACTTAGAGCAAGCAACTTCAGTCCAGCAAGAAATGCAGCAGGCCAATGAAGCACATGGCTACACCGCTCTGGCCAATGCATTTATCCATTACGAACAGCAAGACTTGGCGCAAGCAGAGCAAGAAGCGTTAGGGGCATTATCAAAAGTACCAGGTCAGCCAGAGGCCATCTTACTGCTTGGTAACATTGCTGCAGCTAACGAAAATTACGTACTCGCGAGTGAGAACTTTCTTAAATATTTAGAACTTCAGCCTCACCAGCGAGTAGTAGAGTTACTTGTTGCCAATGCATTTTTAAAGGCTGAAAAGTTTGAGCAAGCTGAGAAGTACGCAGATCGCATGTTAAAAGCGTTACCTAACCAACCACTGGCAAATTATGTTAAAGCTATGGTTAGAGTACAAGATCAAGACTACGAATTAGCGCTGCAACATGCTGAAAAGGCAATTAATAACAATTTAAACCAAGCTAATTTAAGACTAGTAGCAGGTGTTAGTGCTTTTTATCTAAGTAAATATGAACAAGTGATGCTTTACATCAAGCCGTTAGTTAAATACCTGCCTGAAGATCATTTTGCGCGGAAAATGCTGGTAGTGAGTCAAGTTGAACTCGGTATCATTGAAGATGTTGCGACAACGCTTGGCAGTGTTGATGAAAACGCAGTAACTGGGGCAGATTTTTATTCAGCGTTAAGCTTTAAATTGCTGCAAGCGGGCGCGCAACAAGAAGCTAAAGCAATTATTGAAGCGGTCAATATTGACGAGAACTCGCCCCAGCAGCTACTCAAAGATGGCATGCTAAAGCTAATGGTGAATGATGAAAAAGCCCTTGTATCATTAGAGCGTGCCGTTGAGCTTGACCCAGAGTTGATAAAAGCAGAATTAGCTATCGCCTATATGGCGTTAAATGCTGGTGACTTCGCTAAAGCGGAGAGCATCGCTAATAAATGGCAAAAAGTTTACCCTGACAAACCGGACGGGTTAAACCTATCCGCAGCCATCGCTTTAAAACAGGGCAAGGGTAAAGTGGGTAAAGCGCTCTTAGAGCAGGCAATAACCGTAGAGCCCAACGTTTATGCCTTGTTGCAATTAGCTCAACTTTCGTTAATCGAAGACAATCAAGCAAAAGCACTGGAGTTGCTGCAACAAGCAAATACTATTTCTCCTGATAACATTAGAGTTTTACGTTCACTTCTTCAGCTAGACCATACTGATGCTACGCTTAATGAAATAAAAGCAAAGATAAACCAAAGTGTTGAGAACACTAACTTGATTCTTGTCTATGCAGAAGCGCTATATAGAAAAGAACAGATTGAAGTCGCGTTGACCCAGCTAAACACAATTACACCCAATATCCAGACGCCCAAGTTTTATTGGCAGTTAAAAGTTGCTGGATATCGTTACAGCCAAAACAGCAGTTTAGTAAAAACAACGTTAAATGAATGGCGAAAGGTCAATCCATATCACATAGAACCTTATATTTATTTAGCCGAAGTGTATGTGTTGGAAAAAGACTTTGACGGTGCTCTTCGTACAATCGAAAGTGGGCTGATAAAACAGCCAGAAAGTTTACCTTTAAAGTTAATTAAGACAGAAGTGTTAATTAATGCGCGTAAGGCTAGGGATGCTCGCGAATTACTTGCTGAGCTAGAAGAGGATATTGCTAATCGTCAAATTAGACATGGTTTATACGGTCGACTAGCGCTACTCGAGCGTGATTTTACAACCGCTGAATCGCATTTATCTCAATTTTATAAAGTTCAACCAAGTGCTAGAAATGCGTTATTGCTAGCTGGTGCTCATACTGGAGCGAAGCAAAAGCCACAGGCAATTGCTATATTAGAATCTTACTTGGCTGAAAATGCTTACGATTCGCGGGTTGGCTCATTGCTTGGTAGCTTAATGTTAGAGTCAGGTCTATCGACAGATGCGTTAAGCGTTTACCAGCAAATGGCAGACAAAGAACCGGGTAATGTCATTGCTCTTAACAATACTGCGTGGCTTTTTATGGAACAAGGGCAGCTAGAGAAAGCACTTACGTATGCTGAAAAAGCGGTTGCTCTTGCACCTGAAGTGGCAAGTGTTATTGATACTTACGCTCAAGTCTTGCTTAGATTAGGGGAAAGCGACGAAGCACTTGCTAATTCGAGCTTAGCTTACAAAAGCTCTAAAGGTAAAGATGTAGATATAAAGCTAAATTATATAGAGGCATTGATTATAAATGAGCGAATCCCAAGAGCTATTCAGCTATTAGAGGAAACAAATGTTGAAACAGCAGAGCAAAGTCAAAAAAAATCACGAATTGAATCTATGATTAAATAA
- the wecB gene encoding non-hydrolyzing UDP-N-acetylglucosamine 2-epimerase — MKIGIIVGTRPEIIKMAPVIRECQKRSIPYFIIHSNQHYSQEMDSIFFDELELPAPNYNLGVGSGLHSNQTGNILIEMEPILVEEKPDIVLVQGDTNTVLAGALAASKLNIKVGHIEAGLRSYDRMMPEETNRILTDHMSEFLFAVGPNQEQILDKEGISADKIHTVGNTVSDSLFQHLEIAADKSQILDELQLNKKAYFLVTAHRASNVDIPAHLKELLVLFERLHEKYEQPIVWPIHPRTQAKLTEFGITIPSYLKLSPPIGYLDFIQLQKNAELILTDSGGIQEEACLLGVPCITLRENTERPESIEVGANVLVGRDADKALAAADKWLNTEGSISWENPFGDGHVAKRIIDICLGEKAIASNEQAEIVRNGESITVVGMGYMGLPIACLLAQAGYQVTGVDLNEEKVAAINSATCPFDEVGLPELLDKVVSQGLLKASTQVVNSDTYLVAVPTPHKENACDRSYVFSAVDAIAKVASNGQTVIIESTISPQTSLAAADRFKSAGLSVDLVHCPERAIPGQTLHELVNNDRIIGATSSQAQQKVKGIYQSFVKGEVFLTDLTTAECVKLVENTSRDVGIAFANELAEICQELNVDVYEVIKLANRHPRVNVLNPGPGVGGHCIPIDPWFLVENTKSGELVRKARAINDERPALVAQQAIAKLQPGQTKIGILGVAYKADVDDCRETPAEPILHYFNQASIEVKYHDPYVPEWLCERETELSQLDSWADVLILVTDHSDYRELQVDSYLINTRS; from the coding sequence ATGAAAATTGGGATTATTGTCGGCACGCGCCCAGAAATAATCAAGATGGCGCCTGTAATTCGTGAGTGCCAAAAGCGATCTATCCCCTACTTTATTATTCACTCTAATCAGCACTATTCACAGGAAATGGATAGTATTTTCTTTGATGAATTAGAGTTACCAGCTCCCAACTATAATCTGGGTGTCGGCTCTGGGCTGCATAGTAACCAAACGGGTAATATTTTGATCGAAATGGAGCCTATTTTGGTTGAAGAGAAACCAGATATAGTGCTTGTTCAAGGGGACACGAATACGGTTCTTGCCGGTGCACTTGCTGCGTCAAAGCTTAATATCAAAGTAGGTCATATTGAAGCGGGCTTGAGAAGCTATGATCGTATGATGCCAGAAGAAACAAATCGCATTCTTACCGATCATATGAGTGAGTTCTTATTTGCTGTAGGGCCAAATCAAGAACAAATCCTTGATAAAGAGGGTATCTCAGCAGACAAGATTCACACGGTTGGCAATACCGTTTCTGACTCGCTATTTCAGCACCTAGAAATTGCCGCAGATAAAAGCCAAATCCTTGATGAGTTGCAACTTAACAAAAAAGCCTACTTTCTAGTGACGGCACATCGAGCGTCTAATGTTGATATTCCGGCTCACTTAAAAGAACTGCTGGTTTTATTTGAACGCTTACATGAGAAGTATGAGCAACCAATCGTGTGGCCAATTCATCCTCGTACTCAAGCGAAACTAACAGAATTTGGCATAACGATTCCTAGCTATCTTAAGTTAAGCCCACCAATTGGCTATCTCGATTTTATTCAACTTCAGAAAAATGCTGAGCTTATTTTGACTGACTCAGGCGGTATTCAAGAAGAGGCATGTTTGCTGGGTGTTCCTTGTATTACGCTAAGAGAAAATACAGAACGTCCTGAATCGATAGAAGTTGGCGCTAATGTTTTAGTTGGCCGTGATGCTGATAAAGCGCTTGCTGCGGCAGATAAGTGGTTAAATACTGAGGGTAGTATTAGCTGGGAAAACCCATTTGGTGACGGCCATGTTGCTAAACGCATTATTGATATTTGCTTAGGAGAGAAGGCAATAGCAAGTAACGAACAAGCAGAAATTGTTCGCAATGGAGAGTCGATAACCGTCGTTGGCATGGGGTATATGGGCTTACCTATTGCTTGTTTGCTTGCGCAGGCGGGTTATCAAGTGACAGGTGTGGATCTAAATGAAGAAAAAGTGGCTGCTATTAATAGTGCAACTTGCCCATTTGATGAAGTTGGTTTACCTGAATTATTAGATAAAGTTGTTAGCCAAGGTTTGTTAAAGGCGTCAACCCAAGTAGTGAACAGTGATACATATTTAGTTGCTGTTCCTACTCCACATAAGGAAAATGCGTGCGACCGTTCATATGTATTTAGTGCTGTTGATGCAATTGCGAAAGTAGCAAGCAATGGTCAAACGGTTATTATCGAATCGACGATCTCGCCGCAAACCAGTTTGGCCGCGGCAGATAGGTTTAAATCTGCTGGTTTATCGGTTGATCTTGTTCACTGTCCAGAACGTGCAATACCTGGGCAAACACTGCATGAATTGGTCAATAATGATCGCATTATTGGCGCGACTAGCAGCCAAGCTCAACAAAAAGTTAAGGGCATTTATCAAAGCTTTGTCAAAGGTGAAGTCTTTTTAACCGATTTGACTACGGCAGAGTGTGTGAAATTGGTTGAAAACACCTCACGAGATGTCGGTATCGCCTTTGCGAACGAGTTGGCTGAGATATGTCAGGAGTTAAACGTCGATGTTTACGAAGTTATCAAACTAGCGAACCGTCACCCAAGGGTAAATGTGCTGAATCCTGGCCCAGGTGTTGGTGGTCATTGTATTCCAATTGACCCTTGGTTCTTGGTAGAAAACACGAAATCTGGTGAGCTAGTACGCAAAGCTCGAGCTATCAACGACGAAAGGCCTGCGTTAGTCGCTCAGCAAGCTATCGCAAAACTCCAACCTGGTCAGACTAAGATAGGTATACTTGGTGTTGCATATAAGGCAGACGTTGATGATTGTCGTGAAACACCCGCGGAACCTATTCTGCATTACTTCAATCAAGCAAGTATAGAAGTGAAATATCATGACCCTTATGTACCAGAATGGCTATGTGAGCGTGAAACAGAACTTTCACAACTCGATAGTTGGGCAGATGTATTAATTCTTGTGACAGATCATTCTGACTACCGAGAGTTGCAAGTTGACTCGTATTTAATCAATACTAGATCTTAA
- a CDS encoding phosphomannomutase CpsG (capsular polysaccharide biosynthesis protein; catalyzes the formation of D-mannose 6-phosphate from alpha-D-mannose 1-phosphate), producing MSVLTCFKAYDIRGKLGDELNEDVAYRVGRAFAQHLAAHSVVIGGDVRLSTESLKAALAEGLMDGGADVIDIGLCGTEHIYFATSHLNCDGGICVTASHNPIDYNGMKLVRSESKPISGDSGLFDIKELAEANKFEKPERRGTKRDLNIEAAFTEHLMTYIDSGQLSSLKIVVNAGNGAAGPTLDFIEQYFRTHQIPIEFIKVHHQPDGTFPNGIPNPLLPENRDSTQQAVIEHQADFGIAWDGDFDRCFLFDEHGQFIEGYYIVGLLAENFLAKNAQEAVIHDPRLTWNTIDIVSNAGGHPIQSKTGHAFIKERMRKENAVYGGEMSAHHYFRDFFYCDSGMIPWLLIAELVCVKDKRLSELVGERIAMFPSSGEINNRVKDAPQAINRVKAFYQPMAIDFDETDGISMVFSNWRFNLRSSNTEPVVRLNVESKGEIGLMKEKTQEVLGILLKD from the coding sequence GTGTCAGTACTGACCTGTTTTAAAGCATATGATATTCGCGGCAAACTCGGCGATGAACTCAATGAAGATGTTGCTTACCGTGTTGGGCGAGCGTTTGCACAACACTTAGCTGCCCACTCGGTTGTTATCGGGGGCGACGTTCGCCTGAGTACAGAATCGCTTAAGGCAGCGCTTGCAGAAGGGTTAATGGATGGCGGGGCTGATGTCATTGATATAGGCCTGTGCGGGACAGAACATATTTATTTTGCGACTTCTCACCTAAACTGCGATGGTGGCATATGCGTGACAGCGAGCCATAACCCAATTGATTACAACGGTATGAAGCTAGTACGTAGTGAAAGTAAGCCAATAAGCGGCGATTCTGGACTGTTTGATATTAAAGAGCTAGCTGAAGCCAATAAATTTGAAAAGCCTGAACGCCGTGGCACTAAACGCGACTTGAACATTGAGGCAGCGTTTACTGAGCACCTAATGACCTATATTGATTCAGGGCAGCTTTCTTCTTTGAAAATCGTCGTTAATGCAGGCAATGGCGCTGCAGGACCAACGTTAGATTTTATTGAACAGTATTTTCGCACTCACCAAATACCAATCGAATTTATCAAAGTTCATCACCAACCAGATGGTACTTTCCCTAATGGCATTCCTAATCCATTGCTGCCCGAGAATCGAGATTCAACTCAACAAGCAGTGATTGAGCATCAAGCCGATTTTGGTATCGCTTGGGATGGAGATTTTGATCGGTGTTTTCTGTTTGACGAGCACGGGCAATTTATTGAAGGTTATTACATCGTGGGTTTGCTGGCAGAGAACTTTCTTGCCAAGAATGCTCAAGAGGCTGTAATACACGATCCTAGGTTGACTTGGAATACGATTGATATTGTCAGTAATGCTGGTGGCCACCCCATTCAAAGTAAAACAGGCCATGCCTTTATCAAAGAACGTATGCGCAAGGAAAACGCTGTCTATGGCGGTGAAATGAGCGCTCATCATTATTTTCGAGATTTTTTCTATTGCGATAGTGGCATGATTCCTTGGCTCTTGATTGCTGAGTTAGTCTGTGTCAAAGATAAAAGGCTATCTGAGTTAGTTGGCGAACGAATTGCGATGTTCCCTTCTTCTGGTGAGATTAACAATCGGGTAAAAGACGCTCCTCAAGCCATTAACCGAGTGAAAGCGTTTTATCAGCCAATGGCTATAGACTTTGACGAAACTGATGGCATCAGCATGGTATTTTCTAATTGGCGTTTTAATCTTCGCAGCAGTAATACCGAGCCCGTTGTGCGCTTAAATGTTGAGTCTAAAGGCGAGATTGGGCTGATGAAAGAAAAAACACAAGAAGTGTTAGGGATATTGCTCAAAGACTGA
- a CDS encoding mannose-1-phosphate guanylyltransferase/mannose-6-phosphate isomerase has protein sequence MKIYPAIMCGGSGTRLWPLSRRLLPKQFIALVNQTTMLQDTLGRLPSSCQQPIFICNEAHRFTVAEQINAVDNQGSILLEPQGKNTAPAVALAAFKAIAEDDDAVLLVLAADHVIHDQLAFQNTVVQAQAAAEAGKLVTFGIVPTKPETGYGYIKHGVLDQGIADVDTFVEKPNLATAQAYLASGQYLWNSGMFMFKASRYLAELNKYRPNIYQACQAAMSDCVTDLDFIRPNKAAFKQCPDESIDYAVMEHTEQAVVVPLDAGWSDVGSYSALWEVSEQDQDGNVCKGDVLTHETSNSYLHSDNKLIATVGIDNLVVIDTSDAVLVAEKSQVQQVKHIVNELKLKQRSEVDHHRQVYRPWGSYDSIDNGSRFQVKRIVVKPGAKLSVQMHHHRAEHWIVVSGTAKVTINDDTFLMTENESTYIPVGAVHALENPGKLPLEMIEVQSGSYLGEDDIVRLEDRYGREQEQN, from the coding sequence ATGAAAATCTACCCTGCAATTATGTGTGGCGGCAGCGGAACCCGTTTGTGGCCATTGTCACGTCGGTTATTGCCTAAACAATTCATAGCGCTAGTCAATCAAACGACTATGCTGCAAGATACTTTAGGGCGACTGCCTAGCAGCTGTCAGCAGCCAATCTTTATCTGTAACGAGGCCCACCGATTTACCGTTGCTGAGCAAATTAATGCTGTAGATAACCAAGGTAGTATTTTATTAGAGCCACAAGGAAAAAATACAGCACCTGCGGTAGCGTTAGCTGCATTTAAAGCAATTGCCGAAGATGACGATGCAGTGTTACTCGTTTTAGCGGCTGATCATGTTATTCATGACCAGCTTGCCTTTCAAAATACTGTTGTGCAGGCACAAGCAGCTGCAGAAGCAGGCAAATTGGTAACATTCGGCATTGTGCCTACCAAGCCCGAAACCGGCTATGGCTATATTAAACATGGCGTGCTAGATCAGGGAATTGCTGATGTTGATACCTTTGTTGAAAAGCCCAATCTAGCTACTGCTCAAGCCTATTTAGCTAGTGGTCAGTATCTGTGGAATAGCGGCATGTTTATGTTCAAAGCAAGTCGCTATTTGGCAGAATTGAATAAATATCGACCGAATATTTATCAAGCCTGCCAAGCGGCAATGTCTGATTGTGTCACGGATTTAGACTTTATTCGTCCAAATAAAGCGGCGTTTAAACAATGTCCTGATGAGTCTATTGATTATGCTGTAATGGAGCATACCGAACAAGCTGTGGTCGTGCCGCTAGATGCAGGTTGGAGCGATGTGGGCTCTTACAGTGCACTTTGGGAAGTTAGTGAGCAAGATCAAGATGGTAATGTTTGCAAAGGTGACGTGCTGACACACGAAACTTCCAACAGTTATTTGCATAGCGACAATAAGCTGATAGCAACTGTTGGTATCGACAATTTAGTTGTGATTGATACCTCAGATGCGGTGCTAGTGGCTGAGAAGTCTCAGGTTCAACAAGTAAAGCATATTGTTAATGAACTCAAACTGAAGCAACGCAGTGAGGTTGATCATCACCGTCAGGTCTATCGACCTTGGGGTAGTTATGACTCAATCGACAACGGTTCACGCTTTCAGGTGAAACGAATTGTCGTCAAACCTGGCGCTAAGTTGTCTGTACAAATGCATCATCATCGCGCAGAGCATTGGATTGTCGTTTCTGGCACGGCAAAGGTGACAATTAATGACGACACCTTTTTGATGACTGAGAATGAATCAACTTATATTCCTGTAGGCGCTGTTCATGCCTTGGAAAACCCAGGCAAGTTGCCTTTAGAGATGATTGAAGTGCAATCGGGAAGCTATTTGGGAGAGGACGATATAGTGCGCTTGGAAGATCGATATGGCCGTGAACAGGAGCAAAACTAG
- the prsR gene encoding PEP-CTERM-box response regulator transcription factor, whose product MEKLLIVDDDTGIQKQLKWSLSDYDVVFAENREKAIAAVRRFEPSVITLDLGLPPDPANASEGLAALQEILAIAPHTKIIVITGNDNHDVALQAIALGAYDFYQKPIDSDVINVIVSRAMSLANLEKENRTMKQFAGAETGIIGNSTLIDRMREMILRVAPTEISVLLLGESGTGKEVTAKAVHSVSDRAKKPFIAINCASIPETLLESELFGFEKGAFTGAHRTTKGKIECAQGGTLFLDEIGDMPFNLQAKLLRFLQEKVIERIGGRQEIPVDVRVVCATNQNLQEMVANKEFREDLFYRISEITINIPPLRDREEDVIILAQFFLQQYAAEYKRNIKGFADDAIQALKQHRWPGNIRELQNKVKSSVIMAAGNQVSAIDLGLLNSGDDNYELSLNLRTVREQAETIAIQKAYALTDGNMSKASALLGITRPTLYSLIEKYGLNLHG is encoded by the coding sequence ATGGAAAAATTACTAATAGTTGATGACGATACCGGTATTCAAAAGCAACTAAAATGGAGCTTATCGGATTACGACGTGGTGTTTGCAGAAAATCGTGAGAAAGCGATTGCCGCCGTTCGACGCTTTGAACCTAGCGTAATTACCTTAGACTTAGGACTACCACCAGATCCTGCTAATGCGAGCGAGGGGCTAGCTGCTTTGCAAGAGATTTTGGCAATAGCGCCACATACCAAAATTATCGTGATAACAGGTAACGATAATCATGATGTTGCACTACAAGCTATTGCACTTGGCGCATATGACTTTTATCAAAAGCCTATTGATTCAGATGTGATTAATGTCATTGTTTCTCGTGCGATGTCACTCGCCAATTTGGAGAAAGAAAATCGCACGATGAAGCAATTTGCCGGTGCTGAAACAGGGATTATCGGCAATAGCACCTTGATTGATCGCATGCGAGAAATGATTTTACGGGTTGCACCAACAGAAATCTCTGTCTTGTTATTAGGCGAAAGTGGCACAGGTAAAGAAGTCACCGCAAAGGCTGTGCATAGTGTGAGTGATCGCGCCAAGAAACCTTTTATTGCGATTAACTGTGCATCAATTCCTGAAACCTTATTAGAAAGTGAATTATTCGGCTTTGAAAAAGGAGCGTTTACTGGCGCCCATCGCACCACAAAGGGAAAAATAGAGTGTGCACAGGGTGGTACGTTATTTCTAGATGAAATTGGGGATATGCCATTTAATTTGCAGGCCAAACTATTACGTTTTTTACAGGAAAAAGTAATTGAACGTATTGGCGGGCGGCAGGAAATTCCTGTCGATGTCAGAGTGGTGTGTGCAACCAATCAAAACCTTCAAGAAATGGTTGCTAATAAAGAGTTTCGAGAAGATTTATTTTATCGTATCAGCGAAATCACGATTAATATCCCACCACTACGTGATCGTGAAGAGGATGTTATAATTCTTGCCCAGTTTTTCCTTCAACAATATGCGGCTGAATATAAGCGCAACATCAAAGGGTTTGCCGATGATGCAATACAAGCGCTCAAACAGCATCGCTGGCCAGGAAATATTCGCGAGCTTCAAAACAAGGTCAAATCTTCAGTCATTATGGCGGCAGGCAACCAAGTTAGTGCGATAGATTTAGGGTTATTAAATTCAGGTGACGATAACTATGAGCTGTCGTTAAATTTGCGCACTGTACGAGAACAGGCTGAAACCATTGCAATTCAAAAAGCCTACGCGTTAACTGACGGGAATATGTCTAAAGCATCAGCATTACTGGGCATTACTCGCCCAACCTTATATAGCTTAATTGAAAAATATGGCTTGAACTTGCATGGCTAA